Proteins co-encoded in one Brassica oleracea var. oleracea cultivar TO1000 chromosome C4, BOL, whole genome shotgun sequence genomic window:
- the LOC106337721 gene encoding protein NRT1/ PTR FAMILY 5.7-like, protein MISIIKRTKLASPQTHHSSTILYPSLSLSQSLTQKNMEHNKVDTKLQESSYDDQQKWVLDSSLDSRGGVPVRARTGAWRAALFVIANEFSERLSYFGIVTSLVVYLTTILHQDLKMAVRNANYWSGVTTLMPLLGGFVADAYLGRYATVLLATIIYLMGLILLTLSWFIPGLKACNQEICVEPRKAHEIAFFIAIYLISIGTGGHKPSLESFGADQFEDGHPEERKMKMSYFNWWSTGLCAGVLTAVTVIVYIEDRIGWGVAGIILTVVMATSLLIFLMGRPFYRYRAPTGSPLTPMLQVFVAAISKRHLPCPNDSSLLHELSREEYTKGRFLSSTNNLKFLDKAAIIENRGSKNAMAEKESPWKLATVTKVEELKLLINMIPIWFFTLAFGICATQGTTFFIKQAIIMDRHIGHNFIVPPSSMFALVALSMIIFLTFYEKLLVPILRRVTGNERGISILKRIGTGMVFSLTTMIIAALIERKRLDYTKQHHMALSVIWLAPQFIVIGIADALTLVGLQEYFYDQVPDSMRSLGIAFYLSVIGAASFVNNFLITVTDRLAEEISGKSLFGKDLNSSRLDRFYWTLAALTAVNICFFVIVAKRYTYKSVQSSLAVADGGDDVETASAGNTSKYT, encoded by the exons ATGATATCCATTATAAAGAGAACCAAGCTTGCTTCTCCACAAACACATCACTCATCAACAATCCTCTATCCCTCTCTCTCACTCTCTCAATCATTAACACAAAAAAATATGGAGCACAATAAGGTTGATACAAAGCTTCAAGAATCGTCGTACGATGATCAACAAAAATGGGTTCTTGACTCTTCTCTCGATAGTAGAGGAGGGGTTCCCGTTCGGGCTAGAACCGGAGCTTGGAGAGCTGCACTCTTCGTCATTG CAAACGAGTTTAGTGAGAGACTAAGTTATTTTGGGATTGTTACAAGCTTAGTGGTCTATTTAACAACGATCCTTCACCAAGATCTTAAGATGGCTGTACGAAATGCAAACTACTGGTCTGGTGTTACTACTTTGATGCCTCTTCTTGGAGGCTTTGTCGCCGATGCTTATCTCGGCCGTTATGCCACTGTCCTACTTGCAACCATCATCTACCTTATG GGTTTGATTCTGTTAACTTTATCTTGGTTTATACCGGGATTGAAAGCTTGTAATCAAGAAATATGTGTTGAGCCACGGAAAGCCCACGAAATAGCCTTCTTCATTGCAATCTACTTGATCTCCATAGGCACTGGAGGTCACAAGCCATCCCTTGAGAGCTTTGGAGCTGACCAATTCGAAGATGGCCATCCTGAAGAAAGAAAGATGAAGATGTCTTACTTTAACTGGTGGAGCACCGGCCTTTGCGCTGGTGTTTTAACCGCGGTGACTGTGATCGTCTATATAGAAGACCGTATTGGTTGGGGTGTGGCTGGTATCATACTCACGGTAGTCATGGCTACATCGCTTTTGATCTTCCTTATGGGTAGACCGTTCTATCGTTATCGAGCACCTACCGGTAGCCCGCTGACCCCGATGTTGCAAGTTTTCGTTGCTGCCATTTCCAAAAGACATCTTCCTTGTCCAAATGATTCTTCTCTTCTTCATGAGTTGTCTAGAGAAGAGTATACTAAGGGACGGTTTCTTTCCAGCACAAACAATCTTAA ATTTCTAGACAAAGCAGCGATAATCGAAAACCGAGGAAGCAAGAATGCTATGGCTGAGAAGGAGAGTCCATGGAAACTCGCAACGGTAACAAAAGTAGAAGAACTGAAGCTACTCATCAACATGATTCCAATCTGGTTCTTTACATTAGCCTTTGGCATATGCGCCACTCAAGGCACAACATTCTTCATCAAACAAGCCATTATCATGGACCGACATATCGGTCATAACTTCATAGTTCCTCCATCATCTATGTTCGCCCTTGTAGCTCTCTCCATGATCATCTTCTTAACATTCTACGAGAAACTCCTCGTGCCTATTTTGAGACGTGTCACGGGAAATGAAAGAGGTATTAGCATTCTAAAAAGAATTGGAACCGGTATGGTGTTTTCCTTAACCACCATGATTATTGCTGCTTTAATTGAAAGAAAAAGATTGGATTATACTAAGCAACATCACATGGCTCTGAGTGTTATATGGTTAGCTCCTCAGTTCATAGTTATAGGCATAGCGGACGCTTTGACTCTTGTGGGTCTTCAAGAGTATTTCTACGACCAAGTCCCTGATTCAATGAGAAGTTTAGGCATAGCCTTTTACCTCAGTGTGATTGGAGCGGCTAGCTTTGTCAACAATTTCTTGATAACGGTTACTGATCGTTTAGCTGAGGAAATCTCTGGAAAGAGCTTGTTCGGGAAAGATCTTAATAGCAGCCGCTTGGACCGTTTTTACTGGACGCTAGCCGCTTTGACCGCTGTAAATATATGCTTCTTTGTGATTGTAGCCAAAAGGTATACTTACAAGAGTGTGCAATCAAGCCTGGCTGTTGCTGACGGTGGTGACGACGTCGAGACAGCCTCGGCGGGTAATACGTCAAAGTATACTTAA
- the LOC106342029 gene encoding 40S ribosomal protein S21-2-like, which translates to MQNEEGVVTELYIPRKCSATNRLITSKDHASVQLNIGHLDADGIYTGQFTTLALCGFVRAQGDADSGVDRLWQKKKVETKQL; encoded by the exons ATGCAGAACGAGGAAGGAGTCGTCACAGAGCTATACATTCCGAGGAAATG CTCGGCGACAAACAGATTGATAACATCAAAGGATCATGCATCTGTTCAGCTTAACATTGGCCATCTTGATGCTGATGGTATCTACACTGGACAGTTCACCACACTTGCTCTCTGCGGATTTGTCCGTGCTCAG GGAGACGCAGACAGTGGCGTGGACAGGCTCTGGCAGAAGAAGAAGGTCGAAACCAAACAACTTTGA
- the LOC106338661 gene encoding putative receptor-like protein kinase At3g46340 — MELLLLIDLRKNKLNGSIPKALRDRENKGLKLFVDGYETKCSSSSCVPKKKFPVMTALAASAVVVIGVVLILFFLFRKKMRSSQATNVSEHLIETKRRRFTYTEVVEMTKNFQKALGEGGFGVRVGTDEIY; from the exons ATGGAATTGTTGCTGCTCAT AGACTTGAGGAAGAACAAATTGAATGGTTCAATTCCAAAAGCTCTTCGTGATCGTGAAAACAAAGGATTAAAGTTATT TGTTGATGGCTACGAGACGAAGTGTTCGTCTAGTTCATGTGTCCCAAAAAAGAAATTTCCGGTGATGACTGCTTTAGCTGCTTCTGCGGTTGTGGTCATCGGAGTGGTATTAATCCTCTTTTTTCTTTTCAGAAAGAAAATGCGATCAAGTCAAG CAACAAATGTATCCGAACATCTGATCGAGACAAAACGAAGAAGATTTACTTATACAGAAGTTGTGGAAATGACAAAAAATTTCCAGAAAGCTCTAGGGGAAGGAGGATTTGGCGTCCGAGTTGGAACCGACGAAATTTATTAA
- the LOC106342550 gene encoding serine/threonine-protein kinase ATG1 isoform X1, producing MAQLAAGMSGRVIGDYAVGRQIGSGSFSVVWEGRHLVDGTVVAIKEIAMARLSKKLQDSLMSEIFILRKINHPNIIRFIDMIEAPGKINLVLEYCKGGDLSMFIQRHGKIPDATAKHFMQQLAAGLQVLRDNNIIHRDLKPQNLLLSTDDNDAALKIADFGFARSLQPRGLAETLCGSPLYMAPEIMQLQKYDAKADLWSVGAILFQLVTGRTPFTGNSQVQLFQNIMRSTELQFPVDCRDLTTDCKDLCQKLLRRNPVERLTFEEFFHHPFLSDRQSYDVPRSRSGSRTMDGFHSSGSSPSGKMEEVSHDDSLPFFLDDDSSEPEGSPSYIKHTSPMKSSYGFSVERREAAASSPLKNMELNSRYSRVSHRADTNNFKFESHRLIDRNQFKPSSLPDSRSLSTQGRVGDTPDSIDQDYVLISGPSVDIPSSSSGSPKLFNYPFKSHSPPVEFIKRNVTSSTAPMPIAGATGRNIGGRFESLESPNSLPGTSHGSLNLVDAFEQPSTHSLTRIRSLQKCAATIAELVRERIDSGKQLEAFSIQLVILAIWNQALHICHTQAASGVEGSLRQDSNRVRRNISQERSEKILSQIQREFVQEVERAEDFAKFVESGNTKMPDAMEIIFQAALTLGIRGGVDEVVMGEAENAVTLYTKAVRLLVFLVVEAQTLILNPPLTLTNSVRYRIRTYIDNLISRLKHLQSHKRTSGPQKP from the exons ATGGCTCAGTTGGCGGCGGGGATGAGCGGGCGGGTAATCGGGGATTACGCGGTGGGAAGACAAATCGGGTCGGGTTCGTTTTCGGTGGTGTGGGAAGGGAGGCATCTTGTAGATGGAACCGTGGTTGCAATCAAGGAGATCGCCATGGCTAGGCTTAGTAAGAAGTTGCAAGATAGTCTCATGTCGGAGATTTTCATCTTGAGGAAGATCAATCACCCCAACATCATCCGCTTCATCGACATGATCGAG GCTCCCGGGAAAATAAATTTGGTGTTGGAGTACTGCAAAGGGGGTGATCTTTCTATGTTTATTCAGCGTCATGGAAAGATCCCTGATGCTACTGCTAAGCATTTTATGCAGCAGTTAG CTGCTGGTTTGCAAGTTCTTCGTGACAATAATATCATTCACCGAGATTTAAAGCCTCAG AATCTTCTTCTATCCACAGATGATAACGATGCAGCTCTGAAGATTGCTGATTTTGGATTTGCAAG ATCGTTGCAGCCAAGGGGTTTGGCAGAAACTTTGTGTGGTTCCCCATTGTATATGGCCCCAGAGATTATGCAGCTTCAGAAGTATGATGCAAAG GCAGATCTCTGGAGTGTTGGTGCTATATTATTTCAACTTGTGACAGGAAGGACCCCTTTTACAGGAAACAGCCAAGTTCAG TTGTTCCAGAACATTATGAGATCAACTGAATTGCAGTTTCCAGTAGACTGTAGAGATTTGACTACTGACTGTAAAGATCTATGTCAGAAATTGCTGCGCCGTAATCCAG TGGAACGTTTGACGTTTGAAGAGTTCTTTCATCACCCTTTTCTTTCAGACAGACAATCATATGATGTGCCAAG GAGTAGATCAGGTTCAAGAACGATGGATGGTTTTCATTCATCAGGAAGCAGTCCCTCAGGAAAAATGGAAGAAGTTTCTCATGATGACTCTTTGCCGTTCTTTTTAGATGATGATTCTAGTGAACCTGAGGGAAGCCCTTCATATATTAAACATACTTCTCCGATGAAGTCATCTTATGGATTTAGTGTTGAGAGAAGGGAAGCAGCAGCATCTAGTCCTTTGAAAAACATGGAACTTAATTCCAGATATAGTAGAGTTAGTCATAGAGCAGATACCAATAACTTCAAGTTCGAAAGCCATAGATTAATAGATAGAAACCAATTCAAACCGTCAAGCTTGCCTGATTCCAGATCACTTAGTACTCAAGGAAGAG TAGGGGATACGCCAGATTCAATAGATCAAGATTATGTTCTGATATCTGGACCATCAGTGGATATACCATCATCTTCATCTGGCTCTCCGAAGCTTTTCAATTACCCGTTCAAATCACATTCCCCTCCTGTGGAGTTCATTAAAAGAAACGTAACGAGTTCAACGGCTCCTATGCCAATAGCTGGTGCCACTGGCAGGAACATTGGTGGTCGGTTTGAAAGCTTGGAGAGCCCAAATTCTCTCCCGGGTACTTCCCATGGGTCTCTGAACCTTGTGGATGCTTTTGAACAGCCATCAACTCACAGCTTGACAAGAATCCGGTCTTTGCAAAAGTGTGCAGCAACGATTGCAGAATTGGTTCGTGAAAGG ATTGATTCAGGTAAACAGTTAGAAGCTTTCTCAATCCAACTGGTGATTCTTGCGATTTGGAACCAAGCACTGCACATCTGCCATACTCAGGCAGCCTCTGGTGTAGAAGGAAGCCTGCGCCAAGACAGTAACAGAGTAAGAAGAAATATTAGCCAAGAAAGATCAGAGAAAATATTGTCTCAGATTCAGAGAGAGTTTGTCCAGGAGGTTGAGCGTGCTGAAGATTTTGCCAAGTTTGTTGAATCTG GCAATACAAAGATGCCTGATGCGATGGAGATAATATTCCAAGCAGCTCTTACTCTTGGCATACGTGGAGGA GTAGATGAGGTGGTGATGGGAGAGGCAGAGAACGCAGTAACCCTCTACACAAAAGCGGTGCGCTTGCTAGTCTTCCTTGTAGTGGAGGCGCAAACGCTGATTCTAAATCCACCTTTAACACTCACAAACTCAGTAAGGTATCGAATCAGAACATATATAGATAACCTCATAAGCAGACTAAAACACCTACAATCCCATAAAAGAACTTCAGGTCCTCAGAAACCATGA
- the LOC106342028 gene encoding RNA polymerase sigma factor sigC: MASFNSFPIPKQIVRSSSSSASRPRILVRSSMASSNSMLVFVPPHPLIKHWLSLLRCGQTPPLPFFVRIASRWSFLSSLKEDTRFHRRDHPLKACGCASATAENVYVKLKDPKENIGVGVVGEQMSSSSSEKANLSRSMLQYNLLGKNLLALEQTFVALESLRMERDIMLQMRKLGAAELFNTCLSRSRASSTTSCLPDTGTPELVDTTEEQQTFVPSTRKLRKKARRSSLMTGNDDQGSRTTWEGIDVPRVRKPSKYRKKRERISRNEAEMSQGVKIVADMERIRTKLEEESGKVASMSCWAEAAGMNEKLLMRNLHFGWYCRDELVKCTRSLVLFLARNYRGLGIAHEDLIQAGYVGVLQGAERFDHTRGYKFSTYVQYWIRKSMSMMVSRHARGVHIPASIIRTMSQIQKARKTLKTSQGIKYPADEEISKLTGYSLKKIRAANQCLKVVGSIDKKVGDCFTTKFLEFTPDTTMESPEEAVMRQSARREVHNLIEGLEAREKQVMVLRYGLQDYRPKSLEEIGKLLRVSKEGIRKIERRAMAKLRDQPKADNLRYYLNQ, from the exons ATGGCGTCCTTCAATTCGTTCCCAATTCCCAAACAG ATCGTTCGTTCTTCTTCTTCGTCTGCCTCTCGGCCACGTATCTTGGTGCGATCGAGTATGGCCTCAAGCAATAGTATGCTG GTCTTTGTACCTCCGCATCCTTTGATCAAACATTGGCTCTCTCTCCTGAGATGCGGCCAAACTCCTCCTCTCCCCTTCTTCG TTAGAATTGCATCGAGGTGGTCGTTCCTTTCCTCACTCAAAGAGGATACCAGATTTCACCGGAGAGATCATCCTCTAAAAGCTTGTGGCTGTGCTTCTGCCACTGCTGAAAACGTCTATGTAAAGCTCAAAGATCCAAAG GAAAATATTGGCGTGGGTGTCGTTGGAGAACAAATGTCTTCTTCTTCTTCAGAGAAAGCCAATTTGTCTCGTAGCATGTTGCAATACAACTTACTAGGGAAGAACCTTTTAGCACTAGAGCAAACTTTTGTCGCCTTGGAGTCTTTAAGAATGGAAAGAGATATTATGTTGCAAATGAGGAAGTTGGGGGCTGCTGAGTTATTCAATACCTGCCTATCCAGGTCCCGAGCTTCGTCAACCACTTCATGCTTACCTGACACAGGAACACCTGAGTTGGTGGATACTACAGAAGAACAGCAAACCTTTGTGCCTTCAACAAGGAAACTGAGAAAGAAAGCAAGACGGTCGAGTTTGATGACTGGGAATGATGATCAGGGTTCAAGAACCACTTGGGAGGGTATTGATGTCCCTAGAGTGAGAAAACCATCAAAATATAGAAAGAAAAGAGAGAGGATTTCTAGAAACGAGGCTGAGATGTCACAAGGAGTCAAG ATAGTGGCGGACATGGAGAGGATCAGAACGAAACTGGAAGAGGAAAGTGGCAAGGTAGCGAGTATGAGTTGTTGGGCTGAAGCAGCAGGGATGAACGAGAAACTTCTCATGCGCAATCTGCATTTCGGTTGGTACTGTAGAGATGAACTGGTGAAATGCACCCGGTCTTTGGTTCTCTTCCTCGCCAGAAACTATCGTGGACTCGGGATCGCCCACGAAGATTTGATTCAG GCAGGGTATGTGGGAGTGTTGCAAGGAGCAGAGAGGTTTGATCACACAAGGGGTTACAAGTTTTCGACATATGTGCAGTATTGGATAAGAAAATCGATGTCCATGATGGTGTCACGGCATGCAAGAGGCGTCCATATTCCT GCGTCAATAATCCGAACTATGAGTCAGATACAGAAGGCTCGCAAGACGTTGAAAACGAGCCAGGGGATAAAGTATCCGGCTGATGAGGAGATTTCGAAACTAACAGGCTACTCCTTAAAGAAGATTAGAGCAGCTAACCAATGCCTAAAAGTGGTTGGTTCAATCGACAAGAAAGTTGGGGATTGCTTTACCACAAAGTTCTTG GAGTTTACACCAGACACGACGATGGAGAGTCCAGAGGAGGCTGTGATGAGGCAGAGCGCAAGGAGAGAGGTACATAATCTAATAGAAGGGCTAGAGGCTAGAGAGAAGCAAGTGATGGTTCTACGTTATGGTCTTCAAGACTACAGGCCCAAGTCCTTGGAAGAGATTGGGAAGCTGCTTAGGGTTAGCAAAGAAGGGATTCGGAAGATCGAACGGAGAGCGATGGCTAAACTCAGAGACCAACCCAAAGCCGACAACCTCAGATATTATTTGAACCAGTGA
- the LOC106342551 gene encoding mitochondrial substrate carrier family protein B isoform X1, which produces MTMEARVGVVVEGGQRALHTATAVNNTVVDAGNRKLLQQQQSNKPSLNQKQGGSISHLIAGGISGAFAKTCTAPLPRLTILFQIQGMQSETAILSSPSIWREASRIVNEEGFRAFWKGNLVTVAHRLPYSAVNFYAYEEYNTLFYSNPVLKRYKGNASLDVLVHFVSGGLAGMTAASATYPLDLVRTRLSAQRSSMYYQGVGHAFRTIIREEGFWGLYKGLGATLLGVGPSLAISFSAYNSLKTSWLSHRPNDSEVMVSLSCGSLSGIASSTATFPVDLVRRRMQLEGAGGRARVYKTGLLGTFKHIFKAEGMRGLYRGILPEYYKVAPGVGIAFMAYEKLKKLLSSVPN; this is translated from the exons ATGACCATGGAAGCTCGAGTCGGCGTAGTGGTGGAAGGAGGGCAGAGGGCTCTCCACACAGCCACCGCCGTGAATAACACCGTCGTAGACGCCGGAAACAGGAAGCTTTTGCAGCAACAACAGAGTAATAAGCCGTCGCTGAATCAGAAACAGGGCGGATCCATCTCCCATCTCATCGCCGGAGGAATCTCCGGGGCCTTCGCTAAGACGTGCACCGCTCCTCTCCCTCGTCTCACCATCTTGTTCCAG ATACAAGGGATGCAATCGGAGACTGCGATTTTGAGCAGTCCAAGCATTTGGCGTGAAGCGTCTCGTATTGTCAACGAGGAAGGTTTTAGAGCTTTCTGGAAAGGGAACTTGGTTACTGTAGCTCACAGGCTTCCGTATTCTGCTGTCAACTTCTACGCTTATGAAGAGTACAATACT CTTTTTTACTCGAATCCAGTACTGAAGAGGTATAAAGGAAATGCAAGTTTGGATGTTTTAGTGCATTTTGTAAGTGGTGGCTTAGCTGGAATGACAGCTGCTTCAGCTACTTACCCTCTCGATCTTGTAAGGACACGGCTTTCTGCGCAG AGAAGCTCAATGTATTATCAGGGAGTTGGGCATGCTTTCCGTACCATTATCAGAGAAGAAGGATTTTGGGGGCTATATAAAGGACTTGGTGCTACTTTGTTG GGTGTTGGTCCAAGCCTTGCCATCAGCTTCTCAGCATATAACTCTCTGAAAACATCATGGCTATCTCATAG GCCTAATGATTCAGAAGTTATGGTTAGTCTTAGCTGTGGCAGTCTCTCGGGAATTGCTTCCTCCACAG CAACGTTCCCGGTGGACCTGGTGAGAAGAAGAATGCAGTTGGAAGGAGCTGGTGGGCGAGCGAGAGTGTATAAAACGGGACTCCTTGGAACGTTCAAACATATATTTAAGGCAGAAGGCATGAGAGGGCTATACAGAGGAATCTTACCAGAATACTACAAAGTGGCTCCTGGTGTTGGCATTGCCTTCATGGCATATGAGAAACTGAAGAAACTCTTATCGTCTGTCCCCAATTAA
- the LOC106342550 gene encoding serine/threonine-protein kinase ATG1 isoform X2, giving the protein MAQLAAGMSGRVIGDYAVGRQIGSGSFSVVWEGRHLVDGTVVAIKEIAMARLSKKLQDSLMSEIFILRKINHPNIIRFIDMIEAPGKINLVLEYCKGGDLSMFIQRHGKIPDATAKHFMQQLAAGLQVLRDNNIIHRDLKPQNLLLSTDDNDAALKIADFGFARSLQPRGLAETLCGSPLYMAPEIMQLQKYDAKADLWSVGAILFQLVTGRTPFTGNSQVQLFQNIMRSTELQFPVDCRDLTTDCKDLCQKLLRRNPVERLTFEEFFHHPFLSDRQSYDVPRSRSGSRTMDGFHSSGSSPSGKMEEVSHDDSLPFFLDDDSSEPEGSPSYIKHTSPMKSSYGFSVERREAAASSPLKNMELNSRYSRVSHRADTNNFKFESHRLIDRNQFKPSSLPDSRSLSTQGRGDTPDSIDQDYVLISGPSVDIPSSSSGSPKLFNYPFKSHSPPVEFIKRNVTSSTAPMPIAGATGRNIGGRFESLESPNSLPGTSHGSLNLVDAFEQPSTHSLTRIRSLQKCAATIAELVRERIDSGKQLEAFSIQLVILAIWNQALHICHTQAASGVEGSLRQDSNRVRRNISQERSEKILSQIQREFVQEVERAEDFAKFVESGNTKMPDAMEIIFQAALTLGIRGGVDEVVMGEAENAVTLYTKAVRLLVFLVVEAQTLILNPPLTLTNSVRYRIRTYIDNLISRLKHLQSHKRTSGPQKP; this is encoded by the exons ATGGCTCAGTTGGCGGCGGGGATGAGCGGGCGGGTAATCGGGGATTACGCGGTGGGAAGACAAATCGGGTCGGGTTCGTTTTCGGTGGTGTGGGAAGGGAGGCATCTTGTAGATGGAACCGTGGTTGCAATCAAGGAGATCGCCATGGCTAGGCTTAGTAAGAAGTTGCAAGATAGTCTCATGTCGGAGATTTTCATCTTGAGGAAGATCAATCACCCCAACATCATCCGCTTCATCGACATGATCGAG GCTCCCGGGAAAATAAATTTGGTGTTGGAGTACTGCAAAGGGGGTGATCTTTCTATGTTTATTCAGCGTCATGGAAAGATCCCTGATGCTACTGCTAAGCATTTTATGCAGCAGTTAG CTGCTGGTTTGCAAGTTCTTCGTGACAATAATATCATTCACCGAGATTTAAAGCCTCAG AATCTTCTTCTATCCACAGATGATAACGATGCAGCTCTGAAGATTGCTGATTTTGGATTTGCAAG ATCGTTGCAGCCAAGGGGTTTGGCAGAAACTTTGTGTGGTTCCCCATTGTATATGGCCCCAGAGATTATGCAGCTTCAGAAGTATGATGCAAAG GCAGATCTCTGGAGTGTTGGTGCTATATTATTTCAACTTGTGACAGGAAGGACCCCTTTTACAGGAAACAGCCAAGTTCAG TTGTTCCAGAACATTATGAGATCAACTGAATTGCAGTTTCCAGTAGACTGTAGAGATTTGACTACTGACTGTAAAGATCTATGTCAGAAATTGCTGCGCCGTAATCCAG TGGAACGTTTGACGTTTGAAGAGTTCTTTCATCACCCTTTTCTTTCAGACAGACAATCATATGATGTGCCAAG GAGTAGATCAGGTTCAAGAACGATGGATGGTTTTCATTCATCAGGAAGCAGTCCCTCAGGAAAAATGGAAGAAGTTTCTCATGATGACTCTTTGCCGTTCTTTTTAGATGATGATTCTAGTGAACCTGAGGGAAGCCCTTCATATATTAAACATACTTCTCCGATGAAGTCATCTTATGGATTTAGTGTTGAGAGAAGGGAAGCAGCAGCATCTAGTCCTTTGAAAAACATGGAACTTAATTCCAGATATAGTAGAGTTAGTCATAGAGCAGATACCAATAACTTCAAGTTCGAAAGCCATAGATTAATAGATAGAAACCAATTCAAACCGTCAAGCTTGCCTGATTCCAGATCACTTAGTACTCAAGGAAGAG GGGATACGCCAGATTCAATAGATCAAGATTATGTTCTGATATCTGGACCATCAGTGGATATACCATCATCTTCATCTGGCTCTCCGAAGCTTTTCAATTACCCGTTCAAATCACATTCCCCTCCTGTGGAGTTCATTAAAAGAAACGTAACGAGTTCAACGGCTCCTATGCCAATAGCTGGTGCCACTGGCAGGAACATTGGTGGTCGGTTTGAAAGCTTGGAGAGCCCAAATTCTCTCCCGGGTACTTCCCATGGGTCTCTGAACCTTGTGGATGCTTTTGAACAGCCATCAACTCACAGCTTGACAAGAATCCGGTCTTTGCAAAAGTGTGCAGCAACGATTGCAGAATTGGTTCGTGAAAGG ATTGATTCAGGTAAACAGTTAGAAGCTTTCTCAATCCAACTGGTGATTCTTGCGATTTGGAACCAAGCACTGCACATCTGCCATACTCAGGCAGCCTCTGGTGTAGAAGGAAGCCTGCGCCAAGACAGTAACAGAGTAAGAAGAAATATTAGCCAAGAAAGATCAGAGAAAATATTGTCTCAGATTCAGAGAGAGTTTGTCCAGGAGGTTGAGCGTGCTGAAGATTTTGCCAAGTTTGTTGAATCTG GCAATACAAAGATGCCTGATGCGATGGAGATAATATTCCAAGCAGCTCTTACTCTTGGCATACGTGGAGGA GTAGATGAGGTGGTGATGGGAGAGGCAGAGAACGCAGTAACCCTCTACACAAAAGCGGTGCGCTTGCTAGTCTTCCTTGTAGTGGAGGCGCAAACGCTGATTCTAAATCCACCTTTAACACTCACAAACTCAGTAAGGTATCGAATCAGAACATATATAGATAACCTCATAAGCAGACTAAAACACCTACAATCCCATAAAAGAACTTCAGGTCCTCAGAAACCATGA
- the LOC106342551 gene encoding mitochondrial substrate carrier family protein B isoform X2 — translation MTMEARVGVVVEGGQRALHTATAVNNTVVDAGNRKLLQQQQSNKPSLNQKQGGSISHLIAGGISGAFAKTCTAPLPRLTILFQIQGMQSETAILSSPSIWREASRIVNEEGFRAFWKGNLVTVAHRLPYSAVNFYAYEEYNTLFYSNPVLKRYKGNASLDVLVHFVSGGLAGMTAASATYPLDLVRTRLSAQRSSMYYQGVGHAFRTIIREEGFWGLYKGLGATLLGVGPSLAISFSAYNSLKTSWLSHRPNDSEVMVSLSCGSLSGIASSTEECSWKELVGERECIKRDSLERSNIYLRQKA, via the exons ATGACCATGGAAGCTCGAGTCGGCGTAGTGGTGGAAGGAGGGCAGAGGGCTCTCCACACAGCCACCGCCGTGAATAACACCGTCGTAGACGCCGGAAACAGGAAGCTTTTGCAGCAACAACAGAGTAATAAGCCGTCGCTGAATCAGAAACAGGGCGGATCCATCTCCCATCTCATCGCCGGAGGAATCTCCGGGGCCTTCGCTAAGACGTGCACCGCTCCTCTCCCTCGTCTCACCATCTTGTTCCAG ATACAAGGGATGCAATCGGAGACTGCGATTTTGAGCAGTCCAAGCATTTGGCGTGAAGCGTCTCGTATTGTCAACGAGGAAGGTTTTAGAGCTTTCTGGAAAGGGAACTTGGTTACTGTAGCTCACAGGCTTCCGTATTCTGCTGTCAACTTCTACGCTTATGAAGAGTACAATACT CTTTTTTACTCGAATCCAGTACTGAAGAGGTATAAAGGAAATGCAAGTTTGGATGTTTTAGTGCATTTTGTAAGTGGTGGCTTAGCTGGAATGACAGCTGCTTCAGCTACTTACCCTCTCGATCTTGTAAGGACACGGCTTTCTGCGCAG AGAAGCTCAATGTATTATCAGGGAGTTGGGCATGCTTTCCGTACCATTATCAGAGAAGAAGGATTTTGGGGGCTATATAAAGGACTTGGTGCTACTTTGTTG GGTGTTGGTCCAAGCCTTGCCATCAGCTTCTCAGCATATAACTCTCTGAAAACATCATGGCTATCTCATAG GCCTAATGATTCAGAAGTTATGGTTAGTCTTAGCTGTGGCAGTCTCTCGGGAATTGCTTCCTCCACAG AAGAATGCAGTTGGAAGGAGCTGGTGGGCGAGCGAGAGTGTATAAAACGGGACTCCTTGGAACGTTCAAACATATATTTAAGGCAGAAGGCATGA